GTATGGAAAAGTCTCATCTGGGAAGTACAACTGGCCAAGCATCTGAAAGCAGTTTATTTCAGTGCTTAAATCAGGTTTTGATCCCAGGTGCTCCTGCAAATCAGTTCATTTTATTCAACAAGTTAGTTCAGGTGGACTCAGGAAACGTTtgggaggtaaaaaaaaaatcaataaaaaagaGGCCTGAAGTCTTAAAAAAGAAACTAGAGCAATTTACTAAGTGCTTATAATGCTTGAATATTTCTTGTATATCATAAATCAATTCGTTCCAAACACAAAACATAATTTGTTCACACCTCcctccttttatttctgctcttatGGTTCATTATGATAATTTTATGTAAGTGATGAGAACAATTCCAGAGTGCCAATTTGGTGCTGCTGTAGCCTTGGTCCAGCCAGAGTCTggcacagaaatgagaaaagagaagatCAATATTCACATAGTGAGTGGGAAATGTGGTGGTTTTGCACcctggagagggacaggagcaggaatgcCCAGGGACCCCACGTGTCACTGCAGGCCTGGCTCAGGGGGCTCCAGCAGTGAGTGCAGGGGAGCCAGGGATGGTGTGGGGGTGAACAGAGAGGTGGTACCAGGGCTTGTCCTGTCTGGAGTGGCACAGGAGTgacccctgtgctgtccccttgccccagagccctgcactgGGATGGGCCTGGGAGCACTCACCCATCCCCAAAAGGGCTCCAGCCAATttcaccccagggctgggcttaTTTCCAGCTTACAGAGGCAGCCCTGCCATGAAATTCCTCTTCTTTTTGTGCTGAAGCCATGatcagctgctgtgtgaggagATTGGGAGGTTTAGCTGGCCACAGACCTCTCACAGGTAGCAGATcctccagctgagccctggcccagctgcctTTCTGacctcagccctggtgagggcTGGGTTCCTGGagagctctgtgtttgtgtggcaATGCCAGGaagattttttggtgtttccttGGGTTTTGTCCCTTGTGTcacccctcagctcctcctgaggaGCTCAGGTTTCCTGAGAGCCATGCCTGGGCCTGCCCTGCTCTTCTTGCTTGATGTGAGGACAGAGCTGATAAAGGGCTGGACAATTCTGCATCCAAGTCTTTTTTGCCACTGCACTCTGAGGGCATCTTATGCCCCCACTGATGGTCAGATAGGaccagaaggattttttttcttctcttaaccCTCCTCCCAACCCTCCCACCCTTCCTTCTGTACTGTGCATCTCTGCCTTGGCAGGTGTGTCATGGCACCACGAGGAGCTgatgtcccccagccccagggtgcagggcagtgccaggggacagcctgagctcagggctCCAGAGCTCTGAGGGCAAAGCAGGGCACGAGAACTGggcctggcacagagctgtgcccgTGCCAGAGCAGGATCTGCTCGTGGAGGCTGGGCAGAAGCAGAGGGATCTGGGCCCTGTTCCTCGAGGCAAAGCTGTGTTGTTGAATGTGCCACTGTCCTGGCAGAAGTGACAGGGAGAGGGGCCTGTGCCTGCCAGTGCAAAtgtggagatgctgctgggtgccaggggcacagccctgagctgctccctgccctctgcaggaGCTCTCAGAGCCCCAGGGGCCTGTCCTGATGCCCTTGCCCAGCTGAGTGAGCCACAATCCCTCAGAGGGTGAGGCATGGGGGTGCCCAGCTGTGACCCTGGCATCTGGGCTGCCCCCTGAGCtgtgtgccctgcctgcaggacaaGGTGGCTCTCAGGGGTGGCTCTCACTGTCCCACAttggcagggacagcagctgtgtgggtacagggctgcagggacctCGTGGGCCTGGCACTgggggagcacagccagcactgccctccccagcagccctggcactgggggagcacagccaccactgccctccccagcagccctggcattggggaagctgcagggcaggtggcagcacctgggggaggtgccagccaggctgctgtgcacagcctcccccagctctgcagggccctggcacagggaggccCTGACTGCCTGGTCCTGCTTTGCAGCTGATGCAGCAGCAGACCACGGTTCTCTCCACCTCCCACGGCAGCTACCTGAGCCCGGGCGTCGCCTTCTCGCCGTGCCACATCCAGCAGATCGGGGCCGTCAGTCTCAACGGGCTGCCGGCCACTCCCATTGCACCAGCGTCAGGTGAGGCCTCCCCCAGCAGGGAACTCCTGGCCCAGCACTCACAGGGCCCCCCCAGGGCAGACAattgtgcagctccagctcagcagctgcatgAGCTCGCTGCTTTCCAGCACAGCAgtctctgctctgcacaaatTCCTGCAATCCTCTGACACCCTCACATGTTCAGCAcatcctcctgccctgtggctgtgcatTCTTGCTGCAGTTTTTGTAAAGGCCTGGGTTCCCAGCATTGCACTtggctcagctcagcagtgctgctgttcatgATCCTCACCCCACAGCAGTAATGAATGTTGGGTTCAAACCCTGTCAGAGCAGGGTTGTGTCCTGCCACGTGCTGAGCAAACCCAGATCAAAGATGTTCCCCCCACCCAACGCTCTGACAGCACTCAGGACTGGCAGTTCTTCTCACACTCTTCCCACTAGTGCTGCCTCTTCATTTTGTGAAGGCTCCAGCACCAGTCTGTCATCTCCATGTGCCAAGTGGAAGAGTTAATGGCTTCAGACACAGCAGTCCTGCAGGCAGGTGGAAGGGGGGAGCAGGGGCTTTGTGGGACCTTGACTTTCATGGGCTGTCCTCTCTTCTTGTTCTCCAGGGCTACATTCACCACCTCTCCTGGGAACAGCAGCCATGCCAGGACTGGTGGCACCCATTTCCAATGGATTCACTGGAGTGGTACCATTCCCAAATGGGCATCCAACCTTGGAAACAGTTTACACCAATGGCCTCGTGCCATATTCAGGTATTGAGAGcagtaaaaaaccccacctgagGAACTGCAATTAAATCCTCTTTTCTGCATTCCCCACATTTTTATagctccttcccagccagaAACTGAGACTCACTTGGGGGTGAGGGTGGGAAGCAACacaacacacaaacacacacaaacaaggAATGCATGAGTGGTtcctttgctgtgtttctgattgtgttttttctctgcagcccagagcccttCAGTAGCAGAGACTTTGCACCCAGCCTTCACAGGAGTTCAGCAGTATGCAGGTACCAGCTTCCCTTGTCTCCTTCAGCCCTTTGTGTGGCTGACCAGATCCTCAGGTAAATGCTTTGTTCTGTCTCCTTGGGCTACAGCTGTGTATCCAACCACCACCATCACCCCCATTGCACAGAGCAtcccccagcagcctcccatcctgcagcagcagcagcgagaAGGTGAGGAtcacactgggaatgggggtggCCAGAGGTGTGGGTGGGATTTGTGGAGCTCATTTGCTGCACAACAGAGCCAATGGAGAGGAGATGGCAATCATTTTTGTCCACTGATATTTAATGCTGGAGCTGGGGTATGGAAACAACCACATGTCTGCAGTGAGTGGACTGGGAAGGATCACAGGATGTTTCCTGACCTCACATCTGGCCAGATGCTGCCAggtgcagaggggcaggaggccCTGGAACACCTTCcaaagagcagggacaggctcaAAGAGCACCTTCGCAGGGGCAAAGAACAGGGACAGGCTCAAAAAACACCTTCGCAGGGCCAAAGAGCACTCATCCCCTCTTTGCTGGTGCCAGAACCACAGTGCAACCAGTCAAACCAGCCTCTGCAATGTGCTCTCCTCTCTTTTCAGCCTTCATAGCctactgaatttattttcaacttACTCCAGAACTGGCTTGAATAGAATTTGGAGGCAAAGGCATTGTCTCTTTGCACTTTTTTGGTAGAGCAAGTGTCAGCAAGGGAGCAGCAAGTGAAGGAGTGAACAGCACCAGGTCCATAAATTGGATGTGTGGCAGTCCAGGAGGTTTCCAGTTCAGGCTGTGGCCTCTGGACtgaaggcagtgctgcagggagtgctgcagcagcagctgtcacaCAGCAGTGTCTGCCACTCTCCAAGGACTGGGACAGCTGTGAGCTCTCACCTCCGCTGATTTCCTTTCAGCAAAACAGACCCAGACACTCACAGAGTTCCTACACCCTGTGTAGGAGCTGGGCAAGCTTTGAAATAGAATCTGCTCTCGAGAAACTCTGGTTCTGTGTAGAGTCTCCCAGTTGCTCTTTGAGAGCCTCAGATCCCTTGATGGACCAGTGGCAGGGACAAGCAAGGGGAGGTCAGAGCAGGAGGCAGTGCTAGGGCTCtcctccagtgctgtgctgtgagtTGAGCCCGTTTCTCTTCCCCTGCCCTTTGGGGGCTTTCTGTTTTGTCCTCCTCCATCACCCCCATACCTGCAGGTCCTGAAGGCTGCAATCTCTTCATCTACCATCTCCCCCAGGAGTTTGGAGACAACGAGCTGATGCAGATGTTCCTGCCCTTTGGCAATATCATCTCCTCAAAGGTGTTCATGGATCGTGCCACCAACCAGAGCAAGTGTTTTGGTAAGTGCAAGCAAGGGAAGCATGATCAATAACAATGACACACTGGGCATGGCACCAACAGTGCCATTGTCACCCCTCCTGTGTCCTTCCTTCAGGTTTTGTGAGCTTTGACAACCCATCCAGTGCACAGACTGCTATCCAGGCCATGAATGGCTTCCAGATTGGCATGAAACGCTTGAAGGTGCAGTTGAAACGGCCCAAGGATGCCAACCACCCCTACTGACAGCAGTGAGCAAGCAGGAGTcacttctgcagcacaggtAAACTGtcccctgcagggcacagctctgctcaggctccagctgctccctgcagagcaggaggccaGGAGTGGAGGCAGTGACACAGCTGGTGGGGCACAGGGTGACCAGAGCAGGCCTGGAGATGATGGCCAGGTTCAGCAGTCATCAATCAGGGGAATTTGTGGCTATGGGGAAAGCCCAAAGCCAAGCCAGAAAGATCAGGGTCAGGTCTGGGGAAGGTGAACAGGGGCAGAGTTCAGTGATTGTCTGACAGGTCTGTAATGACAATAATAAACATCGAAGTGGGAAATCAGTCCAGGGACTGGAGCCCAGGTGATGAGATCCATGGACAGCACAGGTCCACACTGTGGCACTGTGGAAGTGTGGCACTTCCACACTGTGTGTCAGAAAAGGCTgatggcacagggctgtgaggaGACTCCTACAGCTGTGGGCAGTGTGGACAGACACTGGTGGGGCTGGTCAAGTTCATCAAGGCCTCTGAGTGCCCTGACAGGCACATGGTTCCAGTGGCCTGTTTGTGGTCTAAGCACAGTTTTACTCTGCTGTCCAACTTCTCCCAAAAAGCTTTTGATTGCCTAAAAAAGTATTAAACCCCAGTAGTTAGTCTGCAAGCAATGCTTTCTGGGGTAAGAAGAGACAATCTCATGATTCACAGGGatcacagaaaagcagagaaaaggtgAGACCCTTGAAGGGCTGCTGTCCAAGAGCCAGCTCCTGCTAGCCTACagatggggagcagggagggctgatCTGATCTGGGTCAGAGTCCTCTATGCTATGTTtaagtagcagcagcagcagctcaaagccTGAGGTTTGCACAGATGTCCTCCTAATCTCCcaattccct
The DNA window shown above is from Camarhynchus parvulus chromosome 28, STF_HiC, whole genome shotgun sequence and carries:
- the CELF5 gene encoding CUGBP Elav-like family member 5 isoform X3, whose amino-acid sequence is MSSSGGAEPPAQPDSMKDLDAIKLFVGQIPRNLEEKDLKPLFEQFGKIYELTVLKDRYTGMHKGCAFLTYCARDSAIKAQTALHEQKTLPGMARPIQVKPADSESRGGRDRKLFVGMLNKQQSEDDVLRLFEPFGVIDECTVLRGPDGNSKGCAFVKFSSHTEAQAAIHALHGSQTMPLMQQQTTVLSTSHGSYLSPGVAFSPCHIQQIGAVSLNGLPATPIAPASGLHSPPLLGTAAMPGLVAPISNGFTGVVPFPNGHPTLETVYTNGLVPYSAQSPSVAETLHPAFTGVQQYAAVYPTTTITPIAQSIPQQPPILQQQQREGPEGCNLFIYHLPQEFGDNELMQMFLPFGNIISSKVFMDRATNQSKCFGFVSFDNPSSAQTAIQAMNGFQIGMKRLKVQLKRPKDANHPY